GGTTTGCTCCCCGGGAGGCACTACCATAAAAGGGGTGGCATCTTTAGAGGAAAGTGGATTTCGAGGCGCTGTCATCAAGGCCATAGACACTGTGGAGGGAGAACAATAAAACCCCACAATGATGTGAATGGTCCAAAGTCGTGACGAACGGTATTTTTTATACCAGGCCGAAATGATATAATAATAAGTAGAGTAAATACTTAAATACAGGCAGAGATTTTAAAAACGTTGCCGGAATAGGAAAAGAAATATGAAGCAGGATGCCGTGGAGCTGACACGCATGATTATGCGAAAACATTACGAAAGAGATCTGGATTTTGTGATTGAGCAGATGGCAGAAGATATTATGTGGATCGGTCCCCTTAAAAGCCAGTTTATCAACGGCCTGGATAACTTTAAAGAAATACTGGAGATTGAGCAGGGGATTCCTTTTCAGGTCAAAGACGACGTTTATGAGCTTGTTGGGGAAAGCGAGGAGGGCTGTGTTGTCAGCGGAAAATATACCGTTTATAACGAGGGCGTCCAGAACTATATCATGCTGGCCGAGCAGCGCTGCACCTTTGTGTACCGCAGGCAGGAGGGAAGACTGCTTGCCATACATATCCATGTATCCAATACGGCAGACAATCTGCTGATTGGCGATGAGAAATATTTCCCCTTTAAAGCTGGCCGTGAAAATTATGAGTATATGCAAAAGCTGATCCAGGAAAAGATCGGCAAAGAGAAGAAGGTCTGCTTTAAAGGTTTGAACAAAGAAGAATACTTTGTGGACATCAACCAGATCATTTACATAGAGGCCGGACACCGTAAGAGCAGGCTGCAATGTGCAGACAAGGCCATGAATATCCGGGTGCCCATCGGAGAAATTGAGACAGAGCTGCCTGAACAGTTTATCAGAATTCACCGCAGCTACATCATCAATCTGGATTATGTATTAAACGTACAGTACCGTGAAATAAATATGTACGATGGCAGTACCCTGCCAGTTCCAGAAAAGCGCTATCCACAGGTACTTAAGAGCATACAGGATTATCATGAGAACCACTCATACCGTTAATGCTGTAATAAATTATGATAAAAAATCAAAAAAAGCAGCTCCTCTGTCTAAACGTGGAGCTGCTTTTTTATAAGAATTATTTGACATGATTATAAAATGTTTTACTGTAACATAACTATTATTTTATTATTAAACATCGTTTGTATAGATTTTGATCGCCAGTCGTTTATATTTTTAGTATCAATATCAGCTTTTAAAAGCGAGATGTTATTTTCCATGTTACCAGTTTTCAGATTGTATAAATCAGCATGATATATAAAGTCACCTTTGAATACAAAATAGCCGAAGAAATTATATTGTTTTATCTGATTACGGTTGTAACTCAGTTTACCGGTGTAAAGATAATTTCCAGGTACGGAAAAGCCGACAGACTCCAGTTCGTCGAGAAGCGAATTTTTACCGCTGGCAGATAACCGTGATTTCATAGAATCTAAAGTTTCAATTGGTGGGGGTGATATAAATCGCTGATCATATAGGAATATATACATACACAAGTTCTGATACATCATGCTTTCATAGAGATCAGGATGAAACATAGACACTCCGGAGGAATACCGTACTCGTTCTTCACACTGTTTAAAAAAAACTTTTGGATCAAAAACAACAAAACAATCATATGCATAAGTTTTTCCGTCAATCAGGTTGATATCCTTTCCCTCCGGAAGTTTCATGCTTGTATCATAGGCCTCGCATTTTTCAATGAATTTTTGAAACTGTCCTCTCATCTGCTCTATTGCGTAATCATATCGATGGTCTGTGTTATTGCTCTGCATATAGCACATGCTTATCATATAGGCCTTCAGGTAGAGTGAGGTGGTATAGGCCAGAAAACGGGATTTAGCAGGAATGGTTTGGGAGGACCAGTTATAGCGTGAATTATAAAGATTCACATAGACATCTAAAGTGCTGTCGCTTTCCATGACATTATCACCGAGAATGGATTTTCCGAAAGCCAGAGTGTCTCTTGCAAAGGTATCGCCGCCGCCGGCGCTGTATGCAACCGTATTATTAATCTCATTAACATAGGTGTGATATTCAGTGGATTCAGTGTCTGTGACCTCCATTAGTTTAGCAAGTACATCATTTTCCGGGCTATTGACTTTGTTAACAGTCCAGGCAAGACTGTCCGCCTCTTTTCCGAATGCGGAAACCTTATCTCGCATTTCCGTATCTTTGATATGATTTATCAGGTCTTTGAGTTCCTGACTGATGGCGTCAGTTTTTCGACTGATCTCAGCAACTTCAGCGTTCAGTGCTACCAAATTATCTCTAATTTCGCCCATTCCACTGGAGGATAAAGCATCACCGCCGAGGCCCAGGATTCCGGCAATTCCCGCCAGAGGGGATCCTGTGACAAAGGAATTGACAATGCTTAGTATTTTAGAAGTGTATACGAATGATTTTGCGACAATATCTTGTGCCGACGCATTTGAAGCTAACAGTTCATCGTCTGAAGCATCACTTTCATATACGACCATGGCGTATTCAGAAGCCTGCACGGGGACCCCGTAGGCGTCAGTAACACAGTTTGTATCCAGATAAAGCCTTTGCGAGTAGGCCCAGTAGGCAAAAAACATTTCAAGCCCTTCATCATCCTCAGCCCAGTTGGGGAGCACAGGATCATCAATTGTCACTGTAAAGCTGAAGCGATTATTTGAACCGTCCATGATCTTTAAAGGTGAGACACTGACACCAGGATGCGGCTCGTCGGCGAGAGCGACGGCTCCCTGTGTTAAATCAACACTGCCATTGAGCGAGCTGACACGGCCAGTAAACTCAGCCGTGGCCTGAGTCTCTTTTTCAGAGCTGCGCACCGCATTCGCCAGAATTAAATCGGTGCTGATTCGTTCTTCTTCAAGCTTGAGCGGCAGCGTCAGGCTGTCACAATTAAGGGCAGCACTGTCAATGGTCATCGTAGTGCCGCGCAGCGCATTCATGACGTCCGTCTTGCTCTCCGCACCATTGACACGTACTTCCAGAAGCCCATCCCTGCTGGAAAGAGTTGAGGGAATGGTCAGGTTAACCGGCTGGATGGCTGGATCATCAAAGGTAAAGGCTGACGCGTCCGCCGTTTGGGAGAACTGTGCAGTGTCGACGCTGAATTGCAGAACAGCCGTATCGTCTTTGTTAAGGTGCACATTGTCAGTGCCTTCCGCAAAATACGGCAGCGGAGAGGAGACATCAACCATCAGACGCCCTTGCTTTTCGCCGTCCTGTTTAAAGCAGTCTTTGTTAAGCTCAAGCAGTCCGTTGCTTTTGTCCTCTTTATCCAAAGTTCCTGTTAGGCTTAACACTAAAGTATGATCGTCCAAAAGATTTATCGTTTCAATTTTAGCGCTTTTAAAAGCATTTTTAAGCGCAATATCCTCAGCCTTGACAGCGTCAGAGAATGAATCTTCCTGACTGGAAATAACAATGTCGAAAAAAGCTGCGCCAGCGGCGACAGAGCTGTTGGTCTGAAGCTTTTCAAACTCAATTTCAGGCAGATCAACCAGCTTTGCAGAACCAATGGAAACTTTGGTAGCAAGTGTCTTTGTGCTTTCGTTTACATTCAAATCATTGTTCACAGAATAAGTAATGCCTTCAATTGCATCAGACAAAGATGCATCCGCGCCGTTTTCTTCCCCGGCGTAAACGGGATTTGGAAAAGCTGTCAGCAGGAGTTGTGTTGTCAACAACAGGCAGAGCGCAATTGAGAGCAGCTTCTGTCCCTTTTTCCTTTTGCAGAGCCAGATACAAAAGACGATCAGTACGGCGGCTAAGACAATGCCAATGCCGATACCGATTTTACTCGGTGTCCCTGTTACAGGATTTGAAGGGACACTGGAGAGCGATACAGGAATCACAGAGCTCTTTTCACCGACCTGTATTGTAAAGCTGTGGAGGATTTTCTGCCCGGTGGCAATCTTATCATAGGTTCTTGTAGTGTTTTCAGAATACAGCCCCTCAGGGAGAGTGGTCTCAAGGGTTACATTCATTAAATCAGCGTTTGTCTGGTTGTCCAGCTCTAAGGTCGCCGTTACCTGGTCGCCATCCTTTACAGATTCTTTATTAAAATAAAGCTGTGTGGGAGGATACCCTTCGGGGGGGCCAGTATCCGAATCCTGGGCAAAAACTGAAAAATTCCCCAGCATTAAAAAGATAAAGAGCATAGAAATCGTTGATAAAATTCTTTTAAACTTTTTCATTTAAAAACACATCCTTTATAATTTTTTAGATATTTTTAAAATATTACTTTACAGTTATTTGAGGCTATAAGCTAAACAGGTTGTCACTGCGGTATCAACAATGGTATGTGAAAATATAGAAACACCGTGTGGAGTGATAGCAATTTGGTAAGCAATAAGACTATAACTTAGCGTTCTATCGGATAAAAGATATTATTTTGTCAGGAAGTAAATTCAGACTAATTTTAGCATCCCATTTTTTATAAGCGAATGCAGATACATTAACGTCAAATAAATGTTCGTTTACTTGGGCAGCACCAGTCTCGAGGTTGAAAACATCTCCATAAAACCTATAGGCTGCCTTTGCGCCGTATTCGTATCCTATAGAGATAGATGGTGTTAAATCTTCATCAATTAAGCTGCTGTTTCCGATATAAAGAACCTTGCCACCTTTTGTATTAAAGCCAAGGTCTGTCAATTCTTCGAGAATAGATGTTTTACCGCTGGAATTAAGTCTGCTTTTCATCGCGATTAATGTTTCCATATCTGGATTTTTGTTGATTGTATTAAAACTTTTATTACGTGCATCAAAAGTGTTTCGGACTAATTCTGTAAAAGATTTCATATACATTGGTTTTGATGAAATATATGAAGTACTAAACATACGTCCGGGAAAACTTCGTTCAAAATGATTTTGCAAGTTATAAGAATAAAGACCATTATAGCTATATTCCTTTCCGTCAATAAGATTAATGTCTTTTCCTTCTGGGAGAACCATAGCCTCATTATAAACATCACTTTTTTTAAGAAATGCTTGGAATTGGGTTTTCATTTCCTCAATGGCGTGATCATATTGATGGTTAGTGTTACTACTCTTCATATAGCACATGCTCATCATATAAGCTTTTAAGTAAAGAGAGTTAGCATAAGCTAAAAAATTAGATTTTGGATTTATAGTTTGTGAAGCCCAATTACAACGGGAGTTGTAAAGGTTCACGTAGACATCCAAAGTGCTGTCGCTTTCCATGAAATCGTCACCGAGAATGGATTTTCCAAAGGCCAGAGTATCTTTTGCAAAGGTGTCGCCGCCCCCAGCGCTGTATGCAACCGTATTATTAATCTGATTGACATAGGTATGATATTCGTTGGAAGCAGTGTCCGTGACTTCCATTAAGTTAGCAATCGCATTATTTTCCTGACTGTTGATTTTATTTACAGTCCAAGAGAGGCGGTCAGCCTCTTTTCCGAATGCAGAAACCTTATTTCGCATTTCTGTATCTTTGATGTGATTTACCAGATATTTTAGATCCTGACTGATAGCATCTGCTTTTTTATTGAGTTCGGCAACTTCAGCATTCAGTGCGATCAAATTATCTTTAATTTCACCCATTCCACTGGAGGATAAAGCATCACCGCCGAGCCCCAGGATTCCGGCACCTATTCCCCAAGGAGCCTCCTTGGCAAAGAAATTGGCAATGCTTAGTATTTTAGAAGTATATGTGAATGATTTTGCGAGAAGATCTTTTCCCGACGCATTTGAAGCTAACAGTTCATCGTCTGAAGCATCACTTTCATAAACGACCATGGCGTATTCAGAAGCCTGAACGGGGACGCCGTAGGCGTCAATGACACAGTTTGTATCCAGATAAAGCTTTTGAGAGTAGGCCCAATAGGCAAAGAACGTTTCAAGCCCCTCGTCCTCCTCAGCCCAGTTGGGGAGCTCAGGATCATCGATTGTCACTGTAAAGCTAAAGAGATTGTTGGAATCTCCTGAAATCTTTAAAGGTGAAACACTGACACCAGGCTGCGGCGCGTCGGCAAGAGCGATGACCCCCTGCGTTAAATCAACACTGCCATTGAGCGAGCTTACACGGCCAGTAAACTCAGCTGTGGCCTGAGTCTCTTTTTCAGAGCTGCGCACCGCATTCGCCAGAATTAAATCGGTGTTGATTCTTTCTTCTTCAAGCGTCAGCGGCAGCGTCAGACTGTCACAATTAAGTGCAGCACTGTCAATGGTCATTGTGGCGCCGCGAAGCGCGTTTAGGATGTCCGTCTTGCTCTCCGCACCATCAACACGTACTTCCAGAAGCCCATCCCTGCTGGAAAGAGTTGAGGGTATGGTCAGGTTAACTGGCTGGATGGCTGGATCATCAAAGGTAAAGGCTGACGCGTCCGCCGTTTGGGAGAACTGTGCAGTGTCAATGCTGAATTGCAGAACAGCCGTATCACCCTCGTTAAGGTGCACATTGTCAGTGCCCTCCGCAAAGTACGGTAGCGGAGAGGAGACATCAACCATCAGACGCCCTTGCTTTTCGCCGTCCTGTTTAAAGCAGTTTTTGTTAAGCTCAAGCAGTGCATTGCTCTCATCCTCTTTATCCAAAGGTCCAGTGAGACTCAACGCTAACGTATGCTCGTCCAGAAGAGTGATTGTATCAATTCTGGCATTTTCAAAAGCATTTTTCAGGACAATATCCTCAGCCTTCACAGCGTCAGAAAATGGGTCACTTTGGCTGGAAATAACAATATCGAAAAAGGCAGCGCCAGCGGCGACAGAGCTGTTAGTCTGAAGCGCTTCATATGTAATTTCAGACAGCTCAACCAACTCGACAGAACCAATGGTGACAGTGGTAGAAAGTACTTCTGTGCTCTCGTTTACTGTCAGATCGCTGCTAACAGAATAAGAGATGCTCTCTACTTCATCAGACAAAGAAGTATCCGTATCACTTTCCTCCTCGGCGTAAACGGGATTTGGAAAAGCCGTCAGCAGAAGCTGTGTTGTCAACAGCAGGCAGAGCGCAATCGAGAATACCATCTGCCCCTTTCTTCTTTTGCAGAGCCAAACAGCAAAGACGATCAATGCAGCGGTTAGGGCAATACCAATGCCGATAGTACCCGGTGCTCCTGTTACAGGATTTGAAGGGATGCTGGAGAGTGACACAGGGATCACAGAGCTTTTGTCGCCAACCTGTATTGTAAAGCTGTGAAGGATTTTTTGTCCGGCGGCGATTTTATCATAGGTTCTTGTGGTACTTTCAGAATACAGCCCCTCAGGGAGAGTGGTCTCAAGGGTTACATTCATTAAATCAGCGTTTGTCTGGTTGTCCAGCTCTAAGGTTGCTGTTACCTGGTCGCCATCCTTTACAGATTCTTTATTAAAATAAAGCTGTGTGTGAGGATACCCTTCGGGAGGCCCGGTATCCGAATCCTGAGCAAAAACTGAAAAATTCCCCAGCACCAAAAAGATAAAAAGCATAGAAATCGTTGACAAAATTTTTTTGAACTTTTTCATTTAAAAACACATCCTTTATAATTTATAAAATATTTTCAAAACGTTACTTTTTCAAAATTATCTGTTGACAGACAATCGAGATTCACAAAATTTTTATCGAATTGAGCCGTGCAGGCAGAGAGCCGATGTGGTGGCCGCCGAGGTGGCCGTGCATAGCCATTGAGAGAATTGCTGTCTGAGGTCTGGGCTAAAGCAGGCATACTCCAAAGCATTAAGAACAAAAGAAGCATGGAGATTGTTGACAGAGCAGTTTTAAATTTTTTCATTTTAAAGCACATCCTTTCATATTATGTTTGGCACCATTTTAACACAGGATTTTTTTCGCACAAGTGTTTTAAATAAAATTAAAGAATATGCTTTTGTTTAGTGTTATGGTTTAAAAAACAGGAAAAATGAACAGAACAGTTATTTCAGGCTATAGGCCAATAATAAACAGGTTGTCACAGTGGTGTCAACAATGGTGCGTGAAAAAGTTTTATATTCGTTTCAAAATAAGTTTTTTACTGTTATACTCAAAAACCAGGCATGAAAAGATAAGCGTCAAAGATGACAGGAGGAATTTATATGAAAAAGTTTTACACACGAGAACTTCACAGGTTAAGTATAGGGTTGCTGATCATACTTACGCTGTTGTTCGCGTTTTTATTAAATACTGCCGTTCAGGCAGAAGAACAGGAGTTACTAAAAGCGAAACAGGTGATTTATACCTTTGATATACCCGATGGAAGTTTAGACGACCGGGATGTTGCGTTAGGAACCAGCCAGGAGCAGCTAGACCTCCCTTCCAGCCTGATTGCTAGGGTAAAAAACGCCGAAAAGGAGCAGAAGTTCGAGGTACCAGTCACCTGGACAGCCCATCCCCAGTATGACAGGGACGCTCCGGGAGAATACCGGTTCACCGCAATACCAGCAGAGGAATATACACTGGCAGATCATCTTACGCCCCCGGGTGTTACAGTAACTGTAAATGAAGCGGAGGTGGATGATCCTAAAGCAGTTGATGAGAGGGAAGATGTGCGATTTAAAGAGGAAAAATCGGAAGATCGGAGTCGCTCCAATCAACCTTTCTCATTTGATATCGCCAGTGGAAGTGTTGTCATTGAGCCTGATACGACAGGCCAATCAGATATTCAGGTCACACAGGGCAGTACAGTCACACGTGGGATCGACTCATCAGATACGATTGAGCTTTACAGCACCTCCGGCGCCACCGTTAATCATTTCGTCATGGTGAAAGGCGGGATCGAGACGAATGTTGCTGCAAATGGTATTAACATTAAATCACCCAGCGGAGACGGCTTTTCCATTACTGAGAATTCGACTGTTACACTTACGCTTGTTGGAAATAACTATGTTCAACCATCAGGCTCCTATTATGCGGGAATATTAGTGCGTGTCGGAAGCTCACCCACTATTGAAGATGGAGGCAATGGTTTTATTGAGGCCAGAGGAGGAAACTACAGTGCAGCCATAGGAGGTGCCTCGTCATATGATGGTACAGGTAGTGGTGACATAACAATAAACAGCGGGACAATTAATTGTTATGCGGGAAAATGGAATGCCATTTTGGGAGGTGATGATGCAAATATAACAATAAATGGTGGAAAGGTAAATATTACTAATACTAATAGTAATTTTGATAAAAAAGGAATTTCAGCAGATACGCTGGTTTTAAATGGAGGGACTGTCTCGGCCGATGGGTACAGAAACCGTAGTATAGAATGCAGCAAAGCAATTATAAACGGAGGAAGTCTGTATGTAAATTCCTCAATATCAGGAACTTTTATCAACAGCGCAGGTCTCCCAGTGTCCCAGAATCGAATTGACGCAAGCTCTGTTTATGGACCGAATGAAATGGTAAAAGCAGGTGAGCTTGACGTCCTGATGGCCAGGCTCCACACGGCACAGGTACCGAATGCTTACTCTAACCTTTACGGCGTCAGGGATGTCTATACCGATTCAAGCGCAAGTGTATATTTATGGCTGCCCCGGGTTAATATGCCGCTCACCGATATTGAAGATCCATCTTCCGTAAAGGACTATGATAACAGCGGACTGCCGGAGAGGATAACCGCCAAATATCTAAGTACGCCAGTCACTTTAAAGCTCTTAAACCCCGATGATTATTCATCATCGGCAGTTTATCAATGGCAATTGAACGGAAAAGATATAGAGGGCGCAACAGCACAGACTCTGGAAGCAAAAGACATTGGTACATATACACTAAATATAACGGACGGAGGTTCTGTTTCCAGCTATCGTCAAATCATATTTTCCGCTGTCTATACGCTTGCCTTTGACAGTAACGGAGGCAAGGGCGTGATGCCGGACCAGACAAAAAATTACGGCGAAGAGCTGCCATTGAACCCAAATGAATATACCAAAACCGGCTACACCTTTAGCGGCTGGAAAGAATTGAAAAGTGGAGCTGTTTATCCCGATAAAGCCACACTAACCGAAGATTTTACAGTCATAGATGGCGAAGTAGTCAAATTATATGCCCAGTGGCGTGCAAATAACTATAACGTCAAATTCGACGGCAACACCGCCGATGGCGGCAGCATGACCGATCAAGCCATGACCTACGATACGGCGGTCAATCTGACGGCCAACGGTTACACCAAAACCGGCTACACCTTTACAGGCTGGAACACCCAGGCCAATGGCGGCGGGACCGCCTATACCGATGGTGAGAATGTTAAAAATCTGACCACAGCAGATGGCGAAACCGTTCCACTGTACGCCCAGTGGCGTGCCAACAAGTACAGCATCCAATTCGAGGGCAACACCGCCGACGGCGGCAGCATGGCCGATCAGGCCATGACCTATGACGAGGCGGCTAGTCTGGAACGCAACAGCTATACCAAGACTGGCTACACCTTTACGGGCTGGAACACCCAGGCCGACGGAGGCGGAACTGCCTATGGCGATGGTGAGGAGGTTAAAAATCTGACCATAGTCGATGGAGAAGTAGTCAAGCTGTATGCCCAGTGGCGTTTACGCACACCGAGCATTGTCACAAGCCAGAGTATTGGAAAACATGGCGATACGATTACTTTGACAGGTGAAGACTTTGAACCGAATGCAGAAGTCATTTTTACGCTGCACTCGATGCCAAAAGAGATTGGGAAGGCACCAGCAGACACAGATGGAAAGGTGACACTTACATTTCAGGTGCCTTTTGACACCGAAGAAGGTGATCATCAGCTAAGGGCAGATAACGGTATTCATTCAGCCCAGACTGGGCTTAAGGTGCTGAAAACAGCCAAAGCGGATTCTGAAAAAATTGATAACAATACAAATGGAACACCTGTTGGAACAGGAATACAAAGCCATGGGTATATTCCGCTCGTTCTTGTTTTAGTACTCTGTGGTATCACTTTTGGTGTACTGTTAAGAAGAAATAAATTGAAATAATACACGTTGCAGATAAATATATGGTTTTACTTAATTAAAGGATAAGCTGTGAAAAATCAAATGACTGTTCAAAATTTAGAAAGGAAATTTAGATGATGAAAAAAACGAATGATACAAAATTATACAAAATATATATAAGCCTGCTAATGATGGTAGTCATGATATTTCCGATTTTTCTCAGCACAGCCGTTCAGGCCGAAATAGTAGCTCCAGAAAATCCAATCCAGGTGATTACCGCCTTTAATGTTTCTGACGAAGATCTGAAAAGCCGGAATATTGCTTTGGGGACAAAGACGGAGCAGCTGGGCTTGCCGGACAGCGTGCTCGTTGATCTTGAAGAATCAGACGAAATGCCGGAAAGGGGTGTGGAGGTACCACTTACCTGGACATCGCAGCCCCAGTACGATAAGGATACTCCAGGCGAGTATACCTTTACAGCCTCTGCAGGGGAAGAATACGTGCTGGCAGACGGTCTCGCTGCGCCAAGCATTAAGGTGGTTGTAGAAAAGGAAGCGGATAACCAAGAGAGATTGCTCAGACAGGCGCAGCCCTTGTCAAATGCGGAGCCATATCAGATTAGCAGCGCCGGCAGTGCTTTAGACCAAACAAAATACACGACGCTGAAGGCCGCTTTTGACGCCATTAACCTGAATACAGCGGCGCAGTATACCATCAGCCTGAGCAGTAATGACGATATGACAGGCGATGGAGCGGCAGAGCTTACCCGGGCAAATGTAAAAATAATTTTAAATGGAAATGGACACACCATTCTCCAGGGGGATAACGCCAAACATGTTAAAAGCACCAACAATATTGATCTGGAAATGATCAACATAAAATTAACGGCCAGCGATAATACTTATGGCGGCATTGAAGCCAACGGAAAGGTGAGCATAAAAGATTCAAGGTGGTCGAATATGTCGTCAGGCCTTCTGTCAGTAACAGCAAGCTTTACGAACAGCACTTTTCAGAATATCACAGGTCAAATGATATACAGGCCGCAAAGCAGTGCGTTCACCGATTGCACATTTAAGGATATGTCGAGTGATAATTTTATGTTTATTTACTCGTCTGGAAGCACCTTATTTAAAAACTGTATCCTGGAAAACGTGGGCTATCTTCATCATGACCGCAGCAGTCCGCTGACCATTGAGGATTGTACCTTTAAAAATACCGGACGGATTTTTACATGGAATAACTGTACTTTAATCTTAAAAGGGACAGTCCTTCTGGATGGTACGCCTATTGAAATGAGAAATAATGCTATTTTGACCGTAGAACCCGGCAGCGACCTCACCATAAAAAACACAACAACGTCCGCGATTTACGGCGGCAATTTGAGCAATATCAATTTTTCCGGCGCGAATGTTAAATTTGAAAATAATGGCAGAAACATCCGTTCCAGAAAGCCCACCAGTGAGGAAATTGCCCAATACCCGAATATTTCAGCGGTCCGCACCAGCATTGTGGAAAAGTATTATAACTATCTGCATCCCCTGAATAACAAAGATATTGCCTTTACAGGCGGAATAGATTTTCCATCGTATATACCGACCTACGACCCCAACAAGGGCTCAGGCACAAGGTATGAAGACCGGGATACCCGGGAACCGGACTATAAAAATGTGTTTTACGGGACAGGCGCAGGATACATTGTTTTGGATAATACTTCGGACCCACATCTGAAGTACTCAAGAGTCGGTTATGAGTTTATTTCATGGAACACCAAAAGTGATGGTACCGGCCATTCCTATACTGCATACGATGTTGCTACGATAGACGCGGATAACAATACTTTTTACGCTTTCTGGAAAGCGCACCAGTACACAATAAAGTTTGACGGTAACACGGCAGATGGCGGCAGTACAGATGATCAGACCATGACCTACGATACGGCAGCCAACCTGACGGCCAACGGCTATACCAAAACTGGGTACACCTTTACCGGCTGGAATACCCAGCCTGACGGTACGGGAACTGCCTATAGCAACGGTCAAAATGTAAAGAACCTGACAACTGCAGATGGCGATATGATAACACTGTACGCTCAGTGGCGTGCCAACAACTATACCATCAAATATGACGGCAATGCTGCGGA
The DNA window shown above is from Eubacterium limosum and carries:
- a CDS encoding LytTR family transcriptional regulator; translation: MKQDAVELTRMIMRKHYERDLDFVIEQMAEDIMWIGPLKSQFINGLDNFKEILEIEQGIPFQVKDDVYELVGESEEGCVVSGKYTVYNEGVQNYIMLAEQRCTFVYRRQEGRLLAIHIHVSNTADNLLIGDEKYFPFKAGRENYEYMQKLIQEKIGKEKKVCFKGLNKEEYFVDINQIIYIEAGHRKSRLQCADKAMNIRVPIGEIETELPEQFIRIHRSYIINLDYVLNVQYREINMYDGSTLPVPEKRYPQVLKSIQDYHENHSYR
- a CDS encoding InlB B-repeat-containing protein; this translates as MKKFYTRELHRLSIGLLIILTLLFAFLLNTAVQAEEQELLKAKQVIYTFDIPDGSLDDRDVALGTSQEQLDLPSSLIARVKNAEKEQKFEVPVTWTAHPQYDRDAPGEYRFTAIPAEEYTLADHLTPPGVTVTVNEAEVDDPKAVDEREDVRFKEEKSEDRSRSNQPFSFDIASGSVVIEPDTTGQSDIQVTQGSTVTRGIDSSDTIELYSTSGATVNHFVMVKGGIETNVAANGINIKSPSGDGFSITENSTVTLTLVGNNYVQPSGSYYAGILVRVGSSPTIEDGGNGFIEARGGNYSAAIGGASSYDGTGSGDITINSGTINCYAGKWNAILGGDDANITINGGKVNITNTNSNFDKKGISADTLVLNGGTVSADGYRNRSIECSKAIINGGSLYVNSSISGTFINSAGLPVSQNRIDASSVYGPNEMVKAGELDVLMARLHTAQVPNAYSNLYGVRDVYTDSSASVYLWLPRVNMPLTDIEDPSSVKDYDNSGLPERITAKYLSTPVTLKLLNPDDYSSSAVYQWQLNGKDIEGATAQTLEAKDIGTYTLNITDGGSVSSYRQIIFSAVYTLAFDSNGGKGVMPDQTKNYGEELPLNPNEYTKTGYTFSGWKELKSGAVYPDKATLTEDFTVIDGEVVKLYAQWRANNYNVKFDGNTADGGSMTDQAMTYDTAVNLTANGYTKTGYTFTGWNTQANGGGTAYTDGENVKNLTTADGETVPLYAQWRANKYSIQFEGNTADGGSMADQAMTYDEAASLERNSYTKTGYTFTGWNTQADGGGTAYGDGEEVKNLTIVDGEVVKLYAQWRLRTPSIVTSQSIGKHGDTITLTGEDFEPNAEVIFTLHSMPKEIGKAPADTDGKVTLTFQVPFDTEEGDHQLRADNGIHSAQTGLKVLKTAKADSEKIDNNTNGTPVGTGIQSHGYIPLVLVLVLCGITFGVLLRRNKLK